A single Caretta caretta isolate rCarCar2 chromosome 2, rCarCar1.hap1, whole genome shotgun sequence DNA region contains:
- the THRB gene encoding thyroid hormone receptor beta isoform X4, translating into MSGYIPSYLDKDELCVVCGDKATGYHYRCITCEGCKGFFRRTIQKNLHPTYSCKYEGKCVIDKVTRNQCQECRFKKCIYVGMATDLVLDDSKRLAKRKLIEENREKRRREELQKTIGHRPEPTDEEWELIKIVTEAHVATNAQGSHWKQKRKFLPEDIGQAPMVNAPESGKVDLEAFSQFTKIITPAITRVVDFAKKLPMFCELPCEDQIILLKGCCMEIMSLRAAVRYDPESETLTLNGEMAVTRGQLKNGGLGVVSDAIFDLGMSLSSFNLDDTEVALLQAVLLMSSDRPGLLSVERIEKCQEGFLLAFEHYINYRKHHVAHFWPKLLMKVTDLRMIGACHASRFLHMKVECPTELFPPLFLEVFED; encoded by the exons GGATTTTTTCGAAGAACCATTCAGAAAAATCTCCATCCAACCTATTCCTGTAAATATGAAGGAAAATGTGTGATAGACAAAGTGACAAGAAACCAGTGTCAGGAATGTCGCTTCAAAAAATGCATCTATGTTGGCATGGCAACAGATT TGGTGCTGGATGACAGCAAGCGGTTAGCAAAAAGGAAGCTGATAGAAGAAAACCGAGAGAAGAGACGTCGGGAAGAGCTACAAAAAACAATTGGGCACAGACCCGAGCCAACAGATGAGGAATGGGAGCTGATCAAAATTGTCACTGAAGCGCATGTGGCCACTAATGCACAAGGAAGTCACtggaaacaaaaaaggaaatttcTG CCTGAAGATATTGGGCAAGCACCAATGGTTAATGCCCCAGAAAGTGGGAAAGTGGACTTAGAAGCCTTCAGCCAGTTTACAAAAATTATCACACCAGCAATTACAAGAGTGGTGGATTTTGCCAAAAAGTTGCCTATGTTTTGTGAG CTGCCATGTGAAGACCAGATAATCCTTTTGAAAGGCTGCTGTATGGAGATTATGTCCCTCCGAGCAGCAGTGCGCTACGACCCCGAGAGTGAGACTTTAACACTAAATGGGGAGATGGCAGTGACAAGGGGCCAGCTGAAAAACGGGGGTCTCGGCGTAGTCTCTGATGCCATCTTCGACCTGGGCATGTCGCTGTCTTCATTTAACCTGGATGACACAGAGGTCGCCCTGCTCCAGGCTGTGCTGCTCATGTCATCAG ATCGTCCAGGTCTCCTCAGTGTTGAGAGGATAGAAAAATGTCAAGAAGGTTTCCTCCTGGCCTTTGAACACTACATTAATTACAGAAAACACCACGTTGCACACTTTTGGCCAAAACTGCTGATGAAAGTGACAGATCTACGAATGATTGGAGCCTGCCACGCCAGCCGCTTCCTGCACATGAAGGTGGAATGCCCCACGGAACTCTTTCCCCCTTTGTTCTTGGAAGTGTTTGAGGATTAG